In Actinomycetes bacterium, one DNA window encodes the following:
- a CDS encoding NAD(P)-dependent alcohol dehydrogenase — MKAVRLHRYELRPVVEEVPEPTVTGPFDVIVRIGGAGLCRTDLHIVEGQWEPKTHVPLPYTLGHENAGWVHAVGSAVEHLQVGDAVILHPLVTCGFCRACRAGDDVHCERSLFPGIDTDGGMAELIRTSARSVVKLAPGVEPAAVAALADAGLTAYHAVKKALPLLFPGSTCVVMGAGGLGHIGIQCLRAMSATRIVVLDPNEEALALTRDWGADERVLVDGHHVDRVLELTDGHGAEVVLDFVGERGAERDSWTMTRRAGSHYVIGYGGTIEVPAIDVISTERNVVGNLVGSYNDLVELMALNADGRVVMHTQTYPLDAVNEAMDDLDAGRLRGRGILVP; from the coding sequence ATCGTGCGCATCGGCGGCGCCGGGCTGTGCCGCACCGACCTGCACATCGTCGAGGGCCAGTGGGAGCCGAAGACCCACGTACCGCTGCCGTACACGCTCGGCCACGAGAACGCCGGCTGGGTGCACGCGGTCGGCTCGGCCGTGGAGCACCTGCAGGTGGGGGACGCCGTGATCCTGCACCCGCTGGTCACCTGCGGCTTCTGCCGGGCCTGCCGGGCCGGGGACGACGTCCACTGCGAGCGCAGCCTGTTCCCCGGCATCGACACCGACGGCGGCATGGCCGAGCTGATCCGCACCTCGGCCAGGTCGGTGGTCAAGCTGGCGCCGGGTGTCGAGCCGGCCGCGGTGGCCGCGCTGGCCGACGCCGGGCTCACCGCCTACCACGCGGTGAAGAAGGCGCTGCCGCTGCTGTTCCCCGGGTCGACCTGCGTGGTGATGGGCGCCGGCGGGTTGGGGCACATCGGCATCCAGTGCCTGCGGGCCATGAGTGCCACCCGCATCGTCGTCCTCGACCCGAACGAGGAGGCGCTGGCCCTGACCCGGGACTGGGGCGCCGACGAAAGGGTGCTGGTCGACGGCCACCACGTGGACCGGGTGCTCGAGCTGACCGACGGCCACGGGGCCGAGGTCGTGCTCGACTTCGTGGGCGAGCGGGGCGCCGAGCGGGACAGCTGGACCATGACCCGCCGGGCCGGCAGCCACTACGTGATCGGGTACGGCGGGACCATCGAGGTCCCGGCCATCGACGTGATCTCCACTGAGCGCAACGTGGTCGGCAACCTGGTCGGCAGCTACAACGACCTGGTGGAGCTGATGGCGCTCAACGCCGACGGCCGCGTGGTCATGCACACCCAGACCTATCCGTTGGACGCCGTCAACGAGGCCATGGACGACCTGGACGCCGGTCGGCTGCGCGGCCGCGGCATCCTCGTCCCCTGA